From Spirosoma aerolatum, one genomic window encodes:
- a CDS encoding hybrid sensor histidine kinase/response regulator: protein MANESERSDSAFDQLNSDADQVRLQQALRQSEERQRLILESARDYAIFTLDLERRVSSWNVGAEAMFGYAEDEIIGQAGDILFVPEDRDMGVPQAEARTAVQEGRAENERWHMRKNGSRFYGSGVTTPLQEQNGTIIGLVKVMRNLTAQKQAEEALKIADQRKDEFLAMLSHELQNPLAALHNTLLLLELTQGQDTSLSLPKAIRMMNQEIVQLQRMVDDLLDVSRISRGVIPLQWGRVELGTLINQAVEGIQALYESQNRQLLVNLPTEPVYVNGDATWLNQVLVKLLTNGVKYTREGGHVWITLELVAGVAPEALVHIRDDGVGLTSDQLTGIFEVFVQGNTSLDRPQGGLGLGLTVVKQLVEQHGGCVEAQSAGLGQGSEFIVRLPALSDQSSTLKHSTDKSEAVMHSFRLLVVDDNRDLADTTAMLIRRQGYETHTRYGGEEAIQAAEQLRPDVLLLDIGMPGLDGYAVCQQIRQQPWGKAIFIVALTGYGQQQDKQRSQQVGFNEHLVKPVDFKVLMNLLASIKGKWR from the coding sequence ATGGCTAACGAGTCAGAACGTTCAGATTCGGCATTCGACCAATTGAATAGCGACGCCGATCAGGTGCGGCTCCAACAGGCACTCCGCCAGTCGGAAGAACGGCAACGCCTAATCCTGGAAAGTGCCAGAGACTACGCTATTTTCACGCTTGATCTGGAACGCAGGGTTAGCAGTTGGAACGTTGGTGCAGAAGCGATGTTTGGCTATGCAGAAGACGAAATTATTGGCCAGGCGGGCGACATACTTTTTGTTCCAGAAGACCGGGATATGGGGGTGCCTCAGGCGGAGGCTCGTACAGCAGTTCAGGAGGGAAGGGCCGAAAACGAACGCTGGCACATGCGAAAGAACGGATCGCGCTTTTACGGTTCAGGCGTTACAACACCTTTACAGGAACAGAACGGAACAATCATCGGCCTGGTTAAAGTGATGCGGAATTTAACGGCCCAGAAACAGGCAGAAGAAGCATTGAAAATAGCTGACCAACGAAAAGATGAATTTCTGGCCATGCTCAGCCATGAACTGCAGAATCCATTGGCTGCCCTGCATAATACACTGCTATTACTGGAGTTAACGCAAGGTCAGGACACGAGCCTGTCTTTGCCCAAAGCGATTAGGATGATGAATCAGGAAATCGTTCAGCTCCAGCGTATGGTCGATGATTTGCTTGATGTGAGCCGTATCAGTCGGGGCGTTATACCGCTTCAATGGGGCCGGGTTGAGCTTGGTACTTTGATCAATCAGGCCGTTGAAGGTATACAGGCGTTGTATGAAAGTCAGAACCGTCAGTTGCTTGTTAACCTGCCAACGGAGCCAGTTTATGTAAATGGAGACGCGACCTGGCTTAATCAGGTACTGGTAAAACTGCTTACCAATGGCGTCAAATATACTCGTGAAGGTGGCCATGTGTGGATCACCCTGGAACTGGTAGCCGGGGTGGCCCCGGAAGCCCTGGTGCATATTCGCGACGATGGCGTTGGCTTGACCTCTGATCAGTTGACGGGTATTTTTGAGGTATTTGTTCAGGGGAATACGTCACTGGATCGACCACAGGGTGGGTTGGGCCTGGGATTAACGGTTGTCAAACAACTGGTTGAACAGCATGGTGGGTGTGTGGAAGCTCAAAGTGCCGGATTAGGCCAGGGTAGTGAGTTTATCGTTCGTTTGCCAGCCTTGTCTGACCAGAGTTCGACGCTAAAGCATTCAACCGATAAATCGGAAGCTGTTATGCATTCATTTCGGCTACTAGTCGTCGATGACAATCGGGATTTGGCTGATACAACTGCCATGCTTATCAGGCGTCAGGGGTATGAAACGCATACGCGCTACGGCGGGGAGGAAGCGATACAAGCTGCCGAACAACTTCGCCCCGACGTATTGCTGCTGGATATAGGTATGCCGGGGTTGGATGGCTACGCAGTCTGTCAACAGATTCGCCAGCAACCTTGGGGTAAAGCCATATTCATTGTTGCCCTGACGGGTTACGGACAGCAACAAGACAAACAACGAAGTCAACAGGTCGGTTTTAACGAGCATCTCGTTAAGCCTGTGGACTTCAAGGTGCTGATGAATCTATTGGCTTCAATAAAGGGTAAATGGCGGTAA
- a CDS encoding response regulator transcription factor, with protein sequence MHVQFNSVKLNQRETQFVQLACSELTYVQIADRMCVSPRTVDGYRESLFDRLQVKSRVGLALWAVRSGIVAL encoded by the coding sequence ATGCATGTTCAATTCAATTCTGTAAAACTAAATCAGCGCGAAACACAGTTTGTGCAGTTGGCCTGTTCTGAACTGACCTATGTTCAAATTGCTGACCGAATGTGTGTCAGCCCTCGCACCGTAGATGGATACCGCGAATCACTCTTTGATCGGTTACAGGTAAAAAGTCGGGTTGGCCTGGCGTTATGGGCAGTGCGCTCGGGTATCGTGGCGCTGTAA
- the trpS gene encoding tryptophan--tRNA ligase: protein MSRILTGIQSSGRPHLGNILGAIKPAIELSKQSDNESFLFIADLHSLTTIKDGDMRREFTRAVAATWLAFGLDTEKNTFWRQSRVAEHTELAWHLSCFTPFPMLNNATSFKEKSDRALSGVNAGLFVYPVLQAADILLYDAEIIPVGKDQRQHIEMTRDIASAFNHQYGEEVFVLPEARIDDRLMTIPGIDGAKMSKSYNNYIDIFLPENELWKVIKKIKSDSTPLEEPKNPDTDITFQLYSLLASDSQIAEMRSLYEGGNYGYGMAKKAFYELILNQFAKERERFNYYMTNNDALEAELKAGEEKARLFARQTIERVRKKLGFS, encoded by the coding sequence ATGTCACGTATCTTAACCGGGATCCAATCCAGCGGGCGACCGCATTTAGGCAATATTCTGGGGGCTATCAAACCCGCCATTGAGCTGTCGAAACAGTCTGATAATGAATCCTTTTTGTTTATAGCCGACCTGCATTCGCTGACAACCATCAAAGATGGCGATATGCGTCGGGAGTTCACGCGGGCGGTAGCTGCTACCTGGCTGGCGTTTGGGCTGGATACCGAAAAAAACACATTCTGGCGGCAATCGCGGGTGGCCGAGCATACCGAGCTGGCCTGGCACCTGAGCTGTTTTACGCCCTTTCCTATGCTCAACAATGCTACCTCGTTCAAGGAGAAGTCGGATCGAGCGTTGTCGGGGGTGAATGCGGGGCTGTTTGTTTATCCGGTATTGCAGGCTGCGGACATTTTGCTGTATGATGCAGAAATTATTCCCGTTGGGAAAGACCAGCGCCAGCACATCGAAATGACCCGCGACATCGCCAGCGCATTCAATCATCAGTATGGCGAAGAGGTGTTCGTGCTGCCCGAAGCGCGTATCGACGATCGGTTGATGACTATACCCGGTATCGATGGGGCTAAAATGAGTAAATCGTATAACAACTACATCGATATTTTCCTGCCCGAAAATGAGTTGTGGAAGGTTATTAAAAAGATCAAGTCAGATTCGACACCTTTGGAAGAGCCCAAAAACCCAGATACAGACATAACCTTTCAGTTGTATTCGCTACTGGCCTCTGATTCGCAGATTGCCGAAATGCGGAGCCTGTATGAAGGTGGAAATTACGGATATGGCATGGCCAAAAAGGCGTTTTATGAATTGATCCTGAACCAGTTTGCTAAAGAGCGAGAGCGGTTCAATTATTACATGACAAACAATGATGCGCTGGAAGCTGAACTAAAAGCTGGTGAAGAAAAAGCGCGGTTATTTGCTCGTCAGACCATTGAACGTGTACGCAAAAAGCTGGGATTCAGTTAG